One window from the genome of Garra rufa chromosome 1, GarRuf1.0, whole genome shotgun sequence encodes:
- the LOC141338105 gene encoding G2/M phase-specific E3 ubiquitin-protein ligase-like, translating to MPWGLKEGLAVLGVLNALEKHTAILEDLFCGGALILSAASLLELFSVDYSPGGSSRRALEEVAVGHWRDWLIAVEDGDAAVHVDEGDLVQVNLEDVLVFASGASAIPAFGFKETPTIEFLHENLDGSRRMFPEANTCSITLKLPVGLEYEDFCQFMTEGILQSPNFGVA from the exons atgccctgggg GCTAAAGGAAGGACTAGCAGTGTTGGGTGTGCTTAATGCCCTTGAAAAACACACAGCAATTTTGGAGGACCTCTTCTGTGGGGGAGCCCTCATCTTATCAGCTGCCTCGTTGCTGGAACTCTTCTCAGTGGATTATTCTCCAGGAGGAAGCAGTAGAAGGGCTCTGGAGGAGGTAGCAGTTGGCCACTGGCGGGACTGGCTGATTGCTGTTGAAG ATGGAGATGCAGCAGTCCATGTTGATGAAGGGGACCTTGTCCAGGTCAATTTAGAGGATGTGCTGGTGTTTGCTTCTGGGGCATCTGCCATACCTGCTTTTGGTTTTAAAGAAACTCCAACAATTGAGTTTCTCCATGAAAACCTGGATGGAAGCAGGCGGATGTTCCCAGAAGCAAACACCTGCAGCATAACATTGAAGCTCCCAGTTGGTCTGGAGTATGAAGACTTCTGCCAGTTCATGACTGAAGGCATCCTTCAGTCCCCAAACTTTGGAGTAGCATAA